TAGCATTTCATTGCTTTGTTGTGTGAAAGTTTTTGGGAAGCCACTGTTTTGGACTAGCTTCATGCACTAGGCCCCAGCAGACCAGACCAAACCAGAATGGAGTCGTTCGTGCTAAGTACCACACAATCAAACTGAACTTTGAAATGGGCCAGTTTCCCAAAAAATAGGAAATTCCCTTAAGCCTGAGTCAGCGAAACAAGGAAGTTTCTTCTGCTTTAACCCTAAGAGAAAAGTAACTTTGAAACCGAGTCCGCTTTTTGTTcggtttctgctttcttcagccccTATTTGCCAATAATACCAACCGCCTCTGCTCAGCTGATCAGAACACTCATTCTACTTTACAGAATGAGGTGTTTTCTGATTCTAGAATCACAAATCAGAGtcaattaagattttaaaactaaTTCGTTGTAATGCTGTCTTTTGACTGTTGTACTACAATTTATTCAAGCAGTCCTTTATTTAGGAATTTGGGGGTAATTTCCAATATTTTGGTATTATGAATCGTGCTGAATAGTCGTGCATGCCCTTTCATATTTTCACCTCACGTATTTTTGGGTGAAAGCATGAATGCATCTATGCAATTTTGCAAGATATTAAGCTACTCTTTTCACTATTCCTGTACAGATGGAGAGACAGATGAGACAGCTGCCCAGGGCACTTCAGCAGTTACTGGCACAGCTGGGATGTGAACTGGGATGTAACTATTCTCACACACTTTCTAGGTCATTCCAAGGTGGGAGAGGCAAGCAAATAATTTTGAATCTGGCCAGCATATTCAGTGAAACACTTATGCTTATCCTTCTTCCTCCCGGCATACAAGTTCTTCTTTAGCAAAACCTCCAGTCCTCTAATTTAGCATACTTTCGTCTAATCTGTCACTTTCCCCAGGCCCCACAACTACGAGTACTCCTTGTCCCCAACCGGTCGTAAGTTGGTCGGGCATAGCGGAGGGGGGTGTAGAGAGAACTGGAGGTGGAGACCTTTGCGCATGCCCGGACACTGCGTTCCTCGCCAGGAATCTGGGGCCCCTGCAGAGGCGGGACCAGGATATGACGTAATAACGGCGCGCGGAGCGCGGCGCCCGGCGTTCTCGCAAGGTCGCTTTGCAGAGCGGGAGCGCGCTTAAGTAACTAGTCCGTAGTTCGAGGGTGCGCCGTGTCCTTTTGCGTTGGTACCAGCGGCGACATGACGGAGTACACTCCGGATGAGAAACTGCGGCTGCAGCAGCTGCGAAAGCTGAGAAGGCGATGGCTGAAGGACCAGGAGCTGAGCCATCGGGAGCCGGTGCTGCCCCCACAGAAGATGGGGCCTATGGAGAAATTCTGGAATACATTTTTGGAGAATAAATCCCCTTGGAGGAAAATGGTGAGTGACAGACCTCTCTGGTCCCCCCCAACACACCCCACCGCTGCCGGCAGCTTGAACACTGAACGTCCGCTCCCTGCAGCCACACCAAGGACTGATAACGCTCAGTGCTCTGGGACACTGGCCAGTCCCGAGAGTCCTCCTGGAGTCTTGGGAGGCAGGAGTCCAGGAATATGTATGGCATTGAGAGAATCATGCCTTTTACTGTCAAGTACAGTGAGACGGGGGCGAATTTTAATACTTAGGTTTTCCAGGACGCTGCACATTTGGTTCTCTTTTGACTGTAGAAATCTTCCCTCAGAATAATAACCCAGGACTCGCTAGAattaaaattctgtgattttagTATTTGAGGACACTTGTCTAACTTTTACGTGTGAGGTTCTAGAGACCAAGTAACACAGTATCCAACTACCAGAGGGCACAGCCAGCCCCTAGCTGGTAGTACAGCCCCATGTGATGTTGGTATGCCTTGTGAGTCACATTCAAGAGCTACCTTTCTAAACTACCGTTCTGTACTTTTAACACAgtgtttcattaaaaaatgacattttgggCTTTGAAGAAAATCACTCATTCAAGAACTTTATTTTCAAGGCCTCTGGGTATTTTCTTGAGGTCTGTTATGGGTGATAAACATCTCAGAATTGCTTTCAGTTACCTGCAACACTTACTGATGacaggataataatagtaatactaCTAAGTAACACATCGGTGCTTGCTGTGTGCTTGGCACTCTACTGAGGGTTTTACATGTGttacttcatttctttattcctaTAAGGTAGATATTCCTAATCCTCACTTTAAATgcgaagaaactgaggcctacaAAGCTTCAGTGATTTGCTGGTG
The nucleotide sequence above comes from Pongo pygmaeus isolate AG05252 chromosome 13, NHGRI_mPonPyg2-v2.0_pri, whole genome shotgun sequence. Encoded proteins:
- the NDUFB6 gene encoding NADH dehydrogenase [ubiquinone] 1 beta subcomplex subunit 6 isoform X2; the encoded protein is MTEYTPDEKLRLQQLRKLRRRWLKDQELSHREPVLPPQKMGPMEKFWNTFLENKSPWRKMVHGVYQKSIFVFTHILVPAWIIHYYMKYHVSVKDRIFNKIATSLLQLIPLLPN